One genomic segment of Polyodon spathula isolate WHYD16114869_AA chromosome 35, ASM1765450v1, whole genome shotgun sequence includes these proteins:
- the LOC121303762 gene encoding neuroblast differentiation-associated protein AHNAK-like: MTLKQPKGFFRTGLCTGKTQHWNLGCDRELEESHLFIKDRESLVGEVKDTERSDRSERPASTIHPLHHPITREEPESPERVVQKEKLHAELKQVLNLKRSLQKQTSHSSLRSMDMPEEVNVTHEEEGKLSELVEVVVETEPEAGATGFSVFGGGNKGIFVKDVLRDSPAAKALSLREGDQLLSARVYFENVKYEDALKILQCAENYKVSYLLKRTVPGANISVSPSKDIKGPKAKMPKLSVKSITPMKKKKKKGKASVKLSGGTSLPAGAEFNVEGTPAKLELSPVDVEFAFPKFSKLKKSGKAATGGEIAFTDSEAQASAAIPWRKKRRIKFPRMRVKDAAQVDVSGETPRGSLTVTSSKGKVELDVPEAKLKTKEKSPKFGIFLPKTKKAKVDVSLPKVDVDIKTPEAKFKPPKVELDLNMPTVKADFTVPKPELEGKEDVKFKPPKLELDFGFPSGKAEVPEVEIKGLDKDEIKLPKVELDISLPIGKADIPKPEVSVKGPKVDIKGGIEAPEGKVKGEGFKIKMPKFGISSKTSDHEGPEVEGDLDVEGPEGKLKMPKVKLPKIGLSLPSGEFEGGTEVSAPRGEVDIEGPEGKHKGGLKMPSINIAAPKVDLDFSLSKGKDETDLKMPAAEGTAEAGMKGPGVEIKMPKVTLPKFGDSGATDYTEAKVSVPKVDVKGPKAEVKGGIMEVESPDVKFKGLKMKMPSFEISAPKMKGEGSVPETEILDTSAEGKMKLPKMPSIDISLPVPDLDLNFPLSKGTGPGAEMKGDADTRSRGSREQLDMKLKMPKISFPKFGLSGKGKESGADMHISTPKVEVKEPKIDMQGIEIEGPSAKGAKISKPKIDLSLPKIKSPEAKMDIQGMDIEGSGSKGGKITMPKIDLSVPKMKSPETELDVQGMDIEGSGIKGGKITVPKIDLSLPKIKFPEGDVSVPEGKIKVKGPKVEGDETDARLSMPFVKMPAIDIDMPKIDLDLSLSKTKTDVEGGEKVSEHPGAGGSFEGPDIHLKMPKISLPKFGIKGSEGDADADLDLKGQVKPPKVKAEIKGTDIGDAKVKGPGITMPSLEITFGKGKEAEIDVKAPKGKRDISIPELETGIKPTNAKTALEGPGFEAEGTDAKLKLPTVKMPSFDISVPKLPDVHFDIKMPKGKTEASVEGDISGQPPSAKAPDIEIKMPKLPTFEKGTGEVEIEAPEIDVEGPDGKLTGPKLKMPTFGISFPKGKSGEAGLEGELDVSSPTLKAPEVQVKAPKGKLEVTGPDVDIDMKGGKVKLPTVKLPSVDISSPKVDIGFGLPKAKGDDKEQIGLLKAERDMPSSGVSFDVPDVSLKMPKFSLPKFGDKAKAGAADLEVPKAEVKVTPPKIDVEIRAPSIESDADGKAKRKEGKMKMPRIKMPSFGISKREGEITVSGPEVDTKVKKGKVEIKAPEFELEDPEGKVKTQNKFPKFKMSSPKGKGLEAEAKLDTGFSGKGGFEAPDVTLKMPKISMPKFGTKGADIDLGVPHADLEGKEKIKMPALEISLPAVKQPDRGLLTKAEVDVSEADIKGYEGDLKIPKMPTIDISAPKIELDIGLSKAKAGAPLDSDASIKAEGDKGFEGPDFKLKMPKISLPTFGISGSTEKDIELETRGTKPDISKKAEIKTPELHISTPKATIDTPDYDIEDGEGKMKMPKIKMPKVDISLPKGKTGEADISLTEGKVRIEEPDFDGARESKFNLPSFGLPKFSSPTVKAPELDLEFNLGKPRYETEITGPHIKGLKIEGMGPPGDTEGEFKIKGPNIKMPKVQISDPVLKGADVEIDVGFPKAEKEKGNIEIKPPKIEGSIDISGKEIKGPKVKGTKFKIGMPKRKVEVDAGLEADMKKLDVDEEGAGGRFQIKMPKFGMSKGKVEVPELETSVAIEGGDSRFKMPQIALPDVGFSSSKEGDADARVGITLPKAELDLKKDIKVKGPKAEKKIKADAPELEGPEGHLKMPKFKIPSIEISVSKDQGEGEAEFTAKGNLEGKTKKHHFKMPGVEISAPKVKADEQDGEFGLVLPEDKEEIKLKMPKISMPSVGFSDSKDKEASVELITPEDDGKGEDFKIKMPKFGISSKTSDLEGPAVEIKGLDKDEIKLPKVELDISLPIEKADVPKPKVSVKGPKVDIKGGIEAPEGKVKGEGFKIKMPKFGISSKTSDHEGPEVEGDLDVEGPEGKLKMPKVKLPKIGLSLPSGEFEGGTEVSAPRGEVDIEGPEGKHKGGLKMPSINIAAPKVDLDFSLSKGKDETDLKMPAAEGTAEAGMKGPGVEIKMPKVTLPKFGGSGATGDADSLPKGVGVGGKVKVDIKDPKVDMKAPKVEIKAPEVEVGGPEWDTDKKSKVKIPKFGIELPKVTEPQADIEVSAPDAKVKVKGLEIKGKGSEVPSKSGETGGEYEGPKMPKVKKAVFVFDKPKTNSSSTSLSESEGSLGSAEAKIRMPKIKMKPTFGKSHPTTKGVKVKGEANGDEGEEVEGKSKSGKTKLPKVTFSPGKTGSFDVTLNGSGRRKGEGSGPHVNGESEPTFQNGSQEDKATFGKLKLPKIELSSPYTKGTKGDAEMSMKPVKTEETSGPDGEGKGMKFKSPKITFSGFKKKGKGEEEKSGALVSSTARTEMALLESGDKKTTESSSKPRVSIGFVSGRSKGEYTVESSASATCGESSGVHTLRAVQKVEEQKTEGKEKSPKFRLPKSSLSSRSKGILEISSEGSPQGSRDSLQQMGGAESSGGFKIQMPRLGFKTSQEVHTSEEQIVTVQEGGMAVGSKTLKHTMTERSTTI; the protein is encoded by the exons ATGACGCTGAAGCAACCGAAAG GGTTCTTCAGA ACAGGACTCTGCACGGGCAAAACACAACACTGGAATTTGG GCTGTGACAGAGAATTAGAGGAAAGTCATCTTTTTATCAAGGACCGGGAATCCCTG GTTGGCGAGGTAAAGGATACAGAGCGAAGTGATCGCTCAGAGAGACCTGCATCCACCATCCATCCCCTTCACCACCCCATCACTCGCGAAGAACCAGAGAGCCCGGAGAGAGTG GTCCAGAAGGAGAAACTCCATGCAGAGTTGAAGCAGGTCTTGAATCTAAAAAGAAGCCTTCAGAAGCAAACTTCCCATTCATCACTAAGGAGCATGGACATGCCAGAGGAGGTCAACGTAACACAT gaggaggaggggaagcTGTCCGAGCTGGTGGAAGTAGTGGTGGAGACGGAGCCCGAGGCAGGGGCCACTGGTTTCAGTGTATTCGGAGGAGGAAACAAGGGTATCTTCGTGAAGGACGTGCTCAGAGACTCCCCAGCCGCCAAAGCCCTTAGCCTCAGAGAAG GAGATCAGCTGCTCAGCGCCAGAGTCTACTTTGAGAATGTGAAGTACGAGGATGCTCTGAAGATCCTGCAGTGTGCTGAGAACTACAAGGTGTCCTACTTACTGAAACGCACTGTCCCCGGAGCAAACATCAGCGTGTCCCCAAGCAAAGACATTAAAGGACCCAAAGCTAAGATGCCCAAACTG AGTGTCAAAAGCATCACACccatgaagaaaaagaaaaagaagggcAAGGCCAGCGTTAAGCTCAGTGGTGGCACCTCTCTCCCAGCAGGGGCCGAATTTAACGTAGAGGGAACGCCGGCCAAGCTGGAACTGAGTCCAGTCGACGTTGAGTTTGCCTTTCCTAAATTCTCCAAGCTCAAAAAGTCAGGGAAGGCAGCCACAGGGGGCGAGATAGCCTTTACGGATTCAGAAGCACAAGCTAGTGCTGCGATCCCATGGCGGAAGAAACGAAGGATCAAATTCCCGAGGATGAGAGTCAAAGACGCTGCTCAAGTTGACGTAAGCGGGGAGACACCAAGGGGATCATTAACTGTTACATCGTCAAAGGGGAAAGTAGAACTGGATGTCCCAGAAGCTAAACTCAAGACCAAAGAAAAGTCACCAAAGTTTGGGATCTTCTTGCCGAAAACCAAAAAAGCCAAAGTCGATGTGAGCCTGCCGAAAGTTGATGTCGATATAAAAACCCCTGAGGCCAAGTTTAAACCCCCAAAAGTAGAGCTTGATCTCAATATGCCAACGGTGAAAGCAGACTTCACAGTACCCAAACCAGAATTGGAAGGCAAAGAAGACGTCAAATTTAAGCCACCCAAACTTGAACTTGACTTTGGGTTTCCATCAGGGAAAGCAGAAGTTCCAGAAGTGGAAATCAAAGGGCTGGACAAAGACGAAATTAAATTACCCAAAGTGGAACTAGATATCAGCTTGCCTATTGGGAAGGCTGACATCCCAAAACCAGAAGTGAGTGTGAAAGGTCCCAAGGTGGATATCAAAGGAGGCATTGAAGCCCCAGAGGGCAAAGTGAAAGgagaaggttttaaaatcaagatGCCCAAGTTTGGGATCTCCTCAAAAACATCTGACCACGAGGGTCCTGAAGTAGAAGGGGACCTTGATGTGGAAGGTCCAGAAGGCAAGCTGAAGATGCCTAAAGTGAAACTCCCCAAAATAGGGCTTTCTCTCCCCTCAGGTGAATTTGAAGGTGGCACTGAGGTTTCGGCACCTAGAGGTGAGGTGGACATAGAGGGTCCAGAGGGGAAACATAAAGGCGGACTAAAGATGCCATCAATAAACATTGCGGCCCCCAAAGTAGATCTGGATTTCAGTCTGTCAAAGGGGAAGGACGAGACAGATTTGAAGATGCCAGCAGCTGAGGGAACCGCAGAAGCTGGCATGAAGGGCCCCGGGGTTGAGATAAAAATGCCCAAAGTGACACTTCCAAAATTCGGGGACTCAGGAGCCACAGATTATACTGAAGCTAAAGTGTCTGTTCCAAAAGTGGATGTCAAAGGTCCGAAAGCTGAAGTCAAGGGAGGAATAATGGAAGTGGAATCTCCTGATGTTAAATTTAAAGGACTCAAGATGAAGATGCCTTCATTTGAAATTTCTGCACCGAAAATGAAAGGGGAGGGTTCTGTACCCGAAACCGAGATCCTTGATACAAGTGCAGAAGGAAAGATGAAGCTGCCTAAAATGCCTTCCATAGACATTTCATTGCCAGTCCCTGATTTAGATTTAAACTTTCCACTGAGTAAAGGAACTGGTCCTGGAGCAGAAATGAAAGGTGATGCAGATACCAGAAGCCGTGGCAGTAGAGAACAATTGGACATGAAGCTGAAAATGCCTAAAATATCTTTTCCGAAATTTGGCCTGTCTGGGAAAGGAAAAGAGTCAGGAGCAGATATGCACATCTCCACTCCCAAAGTAGAAGTCAAAGAACCAAAGATTGATATGCAAGGTATTGAAATAGAGGGACCCTCAGCTAAGGGGGCAAAGATAAGCAAGCCTAAAATTGACCTTTCCCTACCAAAAATAAAATCACCAGAAGCCAAAATGGATATTCAAGGAATGGACATAGAAGGCTCTGGATCTAAGGGAGGAAAAATAACTATGCCAAAAATTGACCTTTCCGTACCAAAAATGAAATCACCTGAAACAGAATTAGATGTGCAAGGAATGGACATTGAAGGCTCTGGAATTAAGGGAGGAAAAATAACTGTGCCAAAAATTGACCTTTCCCTTCCAAAAATTAAATTCCCTGAGGGGGATGTTTCAGTGCCAGAAGGTAAAATAAAGGTGAAAGGGCCCAAAGTAGAAGGTGACGAGACAGATGCAAGACTTAGTATGCCATTTGTCAAAATGCCAGCAATTGATATTGACATGCCAAAGATAGACCTCGATTTAAGCCTCTCAAAGACCAAGACTGACGTGGAGGGAGGTGAAAAAGTTTCTGAGCATCCCGGAGCTGGAGGAAGCTTTGAAGGACCTGACATCCACCTGAAAATGCCCAAAATTTCTCTACCGAAATTTGGTATCAAGGGCAGTGAAGGCGATGCTGATGCTGATCTTGACCTGAAAGGACAAGTCAAACCTCCAAAAGTTAAAGCTGAAATCAAAGGAACAGACATCGGAGATGCCAAAGTGAAAGGACCAGGAATAACAATGCCCTCATTGGAGATTACTTTTGGCAAAGGCAAAGAAGCTGAGATTGATGTTAAAGCACCCAAAGGAAAGAGAGACATCAGTATCCCAGAACTGGAGACTGGCATAAAACCCACAAATGCCAAAACTGCTTTGGAAGGGCCTGGCTTTGAAGCTGAAGGTACAGATGCTAAGCTAAAGCTCCCGACTGTCAAGATGCCATCATTTGATATCTCAGTCCCCAAACTGCCTGAtgttcattttgacattaaaatgccAAAGGGTAAGACTGAAGCATCTGTTGAAGGAGACATCAGTGGTCAGCCACCAAGTGCCAAAGCTCCTGACATTGAGATTAAAATGCCAAAGCTTCCCACGTTTGAGAAAGGAACGGGCGAGGTTGAGATTGAAGCCCCTGAGATTGATGTTGAAGGACCAGATGGAAAACTAACAGGACCCAAGCTGAAGATGCCTACATTTGGTATTTCTTTTCCCAAAGGCAAATCTGGAGAAGCTGGCCTTGAAGGTGAGCTAGATGTTTCTAGTCCAACCTTGAAAGCTCCTGAAGTCCAGGTGAAGGCTCCCAAAGGGAAGCTTGAAGTTACAGGACCTGATGTGGATATAGACATGAAAGGCGGAAAAGTCAAGTTGCCCACTGTGAAACTTCCCTCTGTTGACATCTCTTCCCCAAAAGTTGACATCGGCTTTGGCTTGCCCAAAGCAAAGGGGGATGACAAGGAGCAGATTGGACTGCTCAAGGCTGAAAGAGATATGCCATCCTCAGGAGTGAGTTTCGATGTCCCGGATGTGTCCCTAAAAATGCCAAAGTTCTCCCTTCCCAAATTCGGGGACAAGGCAAAGGCAGGTGCTGCTGATCTAGAGGTTCCCAAAGCAGAGGTTAAAGTTACCCCTCCAAAAATAGATGTTGAAATCAGAGCTCCATCCATAGAGTCTGATGCTGATGGGAAGGCAAAAAGGAAAGAAGGGAAGATGAAGATGCCGAGAATCAAAATGCCTTCTTTCGGCATATCCAAAAGGGAAGGAGAAATTACAGTCAGCGGCCCAGAGGTTGATACTAAGGTCAAAAAAGGAAAAGTGGAAATCAAGGCACCTGAGTTCGAGCTGGAAGATCCTGAGGGTAaagttaaaacacaaaataaattccctaaatttaaaatgtcttcacCGAAAGGCAAAGGGCTGGAAGCTGAAGCCAAATTAGATACTGGGTTTAGTGGGAAAGGTGGCTTTGAAGCACCGGATGTGACACTCAAAATGCCTAAGATTTCAATGCCTAAGTTTGGAACCAAAGGTGCCGATATTGACCTTGGTGTACCACATGCAGACTTGGAAGGCAAAGAAAAGATCAAAATGCCAGCTCTTGAAATTTCCCTGCCAGCTGTAAAGCAACCAGATAGGGGGTTGTTAACGAAAGCAGAGGTAGATGTCTCTGAAGCAGACATCAAAGGATATGAAGGTGATTTGAAGATCCCCAAAATGCCAACCATTGACATCTCAGCCCCCAAAATTGAACTTGATATTGGCTTGTCTAAAGCCAAAGCTGGTGCCCCCCTTGATTCTGATGCAAGCATCAAGGCTGAGGGTGACAAAGGCTTTGAGGGACCTGATTTCAAGCTGAAAATGCCCAAGATAAGCTTACCTACATTTGGCATATCTGGTTCCACGGAAAAGGACATTGAACTAGAGACGAGAGGAACCAAACCAGACATCTCAAAAAAGGCAGAGATCAAAACACCAGAGCTTCATATTTCCACACCAAAAGCTACTATAGATACACCAGACTATGACATTGAGGATGGAGAGGGCAAGATGAAGATGCCCAAAATCAAAATGCCAAAAGTGGACATATCCTTGCCTAAGGGCAAAACAGGAGAAGCAGACATATCTCTTACCGAAGGCAAGGTCAGAATTGAGGAACCTGATTTTGATGGAGCTAGGGAAAGCAAATTTAATTTGCCATCTTTTGGACTGCCAAAGTTTTCTAGTCCCACGGTGAAGGCCCCAGAACTTGACCTTGAATTTAATCTGGGGAAACCCAGATATGAGACTGAGATCACTGGCCCACACATAAAGGGGCTAAAGATTGAAGGTATGGGTCCCCCTGGTGATACGGAAGGAGAGTTCAAAATTAAAGGGCCAAATATTAAGATGCCCAAAGTACAAATATCAGATCCAGTGCTCAAAGGTGCGGATGTTGAGATTGATGTAGGTTTTCCAAAGGCTGAGAAGGAGAAAGGGAATATTGAGATTAAGCCTCCAAAAATAGAAGGAAGCATTGATATCTCTGGCAAGGAAATAAAGGGGCCAAAGGTTAAAGGTACAAAGTTTAAAATTGGGATGCCGAAAAGAAAAGTGGAAGTAGATGCTGGATTAGAGGCAGACATGAAAAAACTTGACGTTGACGAAGAAGGAGCAGGAGGGAGATTTCAAATCAAAATGCCAAAGTTTGGAATGTCCAAGGGCAAGGTTGAAGTTCCTGAATTGGAAACCAGTGTTGCCATTGAGGGAGGGGACAGCAGGTTCAAAATGCCCCAGATTGCTTTACCAGATGTAGGCTTTTCTTCTTCCAAAGAGGGAGACGCTGATGCAAGGGTAGGCATAACTCTTCCCAAGGCAGAATTAGATTTGAAAAAAGACATCAAAGTTAAGGGTCCCAAagcagaaaagaaaattaaagctGATGCTCCAGAGTTAGAAGGCCCAGAAGGTCACCTTAAAATGCCCAAGTTTAAGATTCCTTCAATTGAAATTTCAGTATCCAAAGACCAAGGAGAAGGAGAGGCTGAGTTCACTGCCAAAGGTAACTTGGAAGGGAAAacaaagaagcatcattttaaaatgcctgGTGTGGAAATTTCAGCCCCCAAAGTCAAAGCAGATGAACAAGATGGTGAGTTTGGGCTTGTCCTTCCAGAGGACAAGGAGGAAATAAAGCTGAAAATGCCAAAGATCTCAATGCCCTCTGTTGGTTTCTCAGACTCTAAGGACAAAGAGGCATCTGTAGAGTTGATCACCCCAGAAGATGATGGCAAAGgagaagattttaaaatcaagatGCCCAAATTTGGGATCTCCTCAAAAACATCTGACCTAGAGGGTCCTGCAGTGGAAATCAAAGGGCTGGATAAAGACGAAATTAAATTACCCAAAGTGGAACTAGATATCAGCTTGCCTATTGAGAAGGCTGACGTCCCAAAACCAAAAGTGAGTGTGAAAGGTCCCAAGGTGGATATCAAAGGAGGCATTGAAGCACCAGAGGGCAAAGTGAAAGgagaaggttttaaaatcaagatGCCCAAGTTTGGGATCTCCTCAAAAACATCTGACCACGAGGGTCCTGAAGTAGAAGGGGACCTTGATGTGGAAGGTCCAGAAGGCAAGCTGAAGATGCCTAAAGTGAAACTCCCCAAAATAGGGCTTTCTCTCCCCTCAGGTGAATTTGAAGGTGGCACTGAGGTTTCGGCACCTAGAGGTGAGGTGGACATAGAGGGTCCAGAGGGGAAACATAAAGGCGGACTAAAGATGCCATCAATAAACATTGCGGCCCCCAAAGTAGATCTGGATTTCAGTCTGTCAAAGGGGAAAGACGAGACAGATTTGAAGATGCCAGCAGCTGAGGGAACCGCAGAAGCTGGCATGAAGGGCCCCGGGGTTGAGATAAAAATGCCTAAAGTGACACTTCCAAAATTCGGGGGTTCAGGAGCCACGGGGGATGCTGACTCTCTCCCAAAAGGGGTTGGTGTAGGTGGCAAAGTAAAAGTTGATATTAAAGACCCAAAAGTTGACATGAAGGCACCAAAAGTCGAGATCAAAGCACCAGAGGTGGAAGTAGGTGGTCCAGAGTGGGACACAGATAAGAAGTCAAAAGTTAAAATACCAAAGTTTGGAATTGAATTGCCCAAAGTCACTGAACCTCAAGCAGATATTGAAGTTTCAGCACCAGATGCCAAAGTTAAAGTGAAAGGACTTGAAATCAAAGGCAAGGGTAGTGAAGTGCCTTCTAAATCAGGAGAGACTGGTGGTGAATATGAAGGTCCCAAGATGCCCAAGGTCAAAaaggctgtgtttgtttttgataaacCCAAAACCAACAGCTCTTCTACCAGTCTGTCGGAGAGTGAGGGGAGTCTGGGTTCTGCTGAAGCCAAAATCAGAATGCCCAAGATTAAAATGAAGCCAACATTCGGAAAGTCTCACCCCACTACAAAAGGGGTGAAAGTAAAGGGAGAAGCCAATGGAGATGAGGGAGAAGAAGTTGAGGGGAAATCAAAGTCAGGCAAAACCAAGCTCCCCAAGGTAACCTTCTCTCCAGGGAAAACTGGTTCCTTTGACGTCACTCTGAATGGATCGGGCAGAAGGAAAGGCGAGGGATCTGGACCTCATGTCAATGGGGAGAGTGAGCCCACATTCCAGAATGGATCCCAAGAAGACAAAGCCACATTTGGGAAGCTCAAGCTGCCGAAAATTGAGTTATCTTCTCCGTATACCAAAGGGACCAAGGGGGATGCTGAAATGAGCATGAAGCCGGTCAAAACCGAAGAAACATCTGGACCTGATGGCGAAGGCAAAGGGATGAAGTTCAAGTCTCCCAAGATAACTTTTTCCGGCTTTAAAAAGAAGGGAAAGGGTGAAGAGGAGAAGTCTGGCGCTCTGGTTTCTTCTACTGCCAGGACTGAAATGGCTTTGCTGGAATCAGGAGACAAGAAAACCACAGAGTCCTCCTCCAAACCCAGAGTGTCTATAGGCTTTGTCTCGGGCAGATCCAAAGGGGAATACACAGTGGAGAGCAGCGCGTCAGCAACTTGCGGTGAATCAAGTGGGGTGCACACTCTCAGGGCGGTCCAAAAAGTCGAAGAACAAAAAACGGAAGGCAAAGAGAAATCCCCCAAGTTTAGGCTCCCCAAGTCCTCCCTCAGCTCCAGGTCCAAGGGGATCCTTGAAATCTCATCGGAGGGGTCTCCCCAGGGAAGCAGGGATTCATTGCAGCAAATGGGAGGGGCCGAATCCTCAGGTGGTTTCAAGATCCAGATGCCCAGGCTTGGGTTCAAAACGAGCCAGGAAGTACACACTTCGGAAGAGCAGATCGTGACAGTGCAGGAGGGCGGCATGGCGGTGGGGTCGAAAACACTGAAGCACACAATGACCGAGAGATCCACGACCATTTAA